GGCGGAAGTTGCCGAGGTCAGATCAAAAGAATGTGTTGCAGTCACTTCCTTTGCCATATCATCTCCAACAGTATTTCCCTGCAAGTTGTTCAACGTTTTAAATTTTTTATTGAAGGTCATTGCATTATTATCTGTTTCCACGCCATATGGTAAGCCGGCTCCCAGCCTCACCTGTCCTGACCATTTTAGTTTTGCATCCTCTTTTACTTTCAGGTTGATAGCCACTTCGTCAGATTTTGACAAACCCTGTTTAACTTTTCGATGTTCGTGTCCCTGGATGACTTCCAGATCTTCAATCATTTGTGGTTTTATGGTACGTGTACCTATTCCATAGCCTTCATTCAAAAGATCATCTCCATCAATATACATATTCGATACTGTCCTGCCATTGTATTTGATAACTCCGGCATCATCCACCTCCATACCGGGCATCCTGCGGATAGCATCCCCTATATTCCTGTCTTCTGCTGAAGTAAAAGAGCCCATTTTATAGGTTGTCGTATCTCCGTTCTGTCGGATACGCGGCTTGCTTTTCACCTGTACTTCGTCCAGAGAAATTGGCTTGTCTATCATCTTTACAGCATAAACGGCAGAAGGAGATGACAACGCAATATGTTGTGTAACGTAGGCAATATGTTTGAATTCAAGAAACAGACTGTCCCGGTTCAGTTCTTTAGCGATCTCAATTTTAAAATGACCTTTACTGTCAGCCCTCAGCGACTTAATGACTTTTTGATTAGCATCCATCAAAGAGACCGTTACATAAGGAATCATCGCACCTGTACTGTTTCGGACACTTCCCTCCGCATATTGTTGTGAATAGACCTTCTGGTTCAATACCAGAAGGCTTATGATGATCAGAATAATGCTTCTCATTATTTATTGATTTCAGCAGGATTGTTGAGTTCGAAAGATTTTTCTTTGGCTTGTTTCTTTTTATGCTGTTGTATTAGCATTTCGGCTTCTTCTTTTGATATGTCCTTGCCATCCTCTCCTTTGAATGTCACATTACTTCCTGCTGGCACTGATGCGAGAACAGATGTCAGCATATCTGCTTCCATTGCCTTTTTTGCTTTAGCAATCTTTTCAGCAGTAGTTTCCTGCATTTCATATAATTTGGCAAATTCAAACTTCTCAGCCATCTTATTAAAACCGGAATAAGCAAATATCACTTCACTTTTCAGATCTTTTGCCTCCAGAATAAGTCCCGGAAGACCGTCCAGTTTCCATGGTCCGTAGGCGTAAGGCAATTCCGGAGTATACCAGGCTTCATAGGTACGTCCGCCAAATGTACCTACAGCTTTGATACACTTATATCCGCCTATCTCCTTTTCTTCATCTTTAATATCCCAGTCAATTGATTTCTTTTCCGTTTTAATTCTGAAAAGGTTCCCCGCAAATTCCATTTTAAAATATTCCTGCGAGGACTTGTTGTACAGATAACTATCTACCACATCCGAAGGAATATTATCATAAGAAAATGTCATCTGATTGGGTGAAAAAGTCTCCGGTTGCATTTTGGAATAATAAGAATAGTTGGGAGATACATAGACATACATATCTTGTTTGATAGGACTGTCTT
The Sphingobacterium spiritivorum genome window above contains:
- a CDS encoding GLPGLI family protein, with translation MKTNLIKQSICLIFLFLIAVTTKVSAQEYMDAYVRYAVSHLADSTRKDSPIKQDMYVYVSPNYSYYSKMQPETFSPNQMTFSYDNIPSDVVDSYLYNKSSQEYFKMEFAGNLFRIKTEKKSIDWDIKDEEKEIGGYKCIKAVGTFGGRTYEAWYTPELPYAYGPWKLDGLPGLILEAKDLKSEVIFAYSGFNKMAEKFEFAKLYEMQETTAEKIAKAKKAMEADMLTSVLASVPAGSNVTFKGEDGKDISKEEAEMLIQQHKKKQAKEKSFELNNPAEINK